AAATTTCGCGTCCTCGTGTATCGTCATGTTGGCGAACGAGGTCAAAATCCGTGTTTACGAAGCAAAAAAACCAGGAGCTTTTTTAATAATGGCAACTATTAATCAGCTGGTACGCAAATCTCGTAGCTCGAAAGTTGTGAAAAGCAACGTTCCAGCACTGGAAGCTTGCCCGCAAAAACGTGGCGTATGTACTCGTGTATATACTACCACTCCTAAAAAACCAAACTCAGCATTACGTAAAGTATGCCGTGTTCGTTTAACTAACGGTTTCGAAGTATCTTCCTACATCGGTGGTGAAGGCCACAACTTGCAGGAACACTCCGTAATCCTGATCCGTGGCGGTCGTGTTAAAGACTTGCCAGGTGTGCGTTATCACACCGTTCGCGGCGCACTGGACTGTTCTGGTGTTAAAGACCGTAAGCAAGCTCGTTCTAAATACGGCGCGAAGAAACCTA
The Providencia alcalifaciens DNA segment above includes these coding regions:
- the rpsL gene encoding 30S ribosomal protein S12 is translated as MATINQLVRKSRSSKVVKSNVPALEACPQKRGVCTRVYTTTPKKPNSALRKVCRVRLTNGFEVSSYIGGEGHNLQEHSVILIRGGRVKDLPGVRYHTVRGALDCSGVKDRKQARSKYGAKKPKA